A region of Mesorhizobium sp. M3A.F.Ca.ET.080.04.2.1 DNA encodes the following proteins:
- a CDS encoding DUF983 domain-containing protein — protein MNDRPAESDYSPTSNPMMTGIRGLCPRCQQGHLFSGYLTLAPRCEVCGLDYSFADPADGPAFFAMTIAAVPALAFGVWFQTTFGLPLWVHAVTTLPLTVLCCVALLRPLKGWLVCSQYFHKAEEGSIDTEWHTAQARKAGGPRQENI, from the coding sequence ATGAATGATCGTCCAGCCGAAAGCGACTATTCGCCAACGTCCAATCCGATGATGACCGGCATTCGAGGCCTGTGCCCCAGGTGCCAGCAAGGCCATCTGTTCAGCGGCTATCTTACGCTGGCGCCGCGCTGCGAGGTTTGCGGCCTCGACTATTCCTTCGCCGATCCAGCCGACGGACCGGCATTTTTCGCGATGACGATTGCTGCGGTACCCGCCCTGGCGTTCGGCGTCTGGTTCCAGACGACGTTCGGCCTGCCTCTGTGGGTCCATGCGGTCACGACCCTTCCGCTCACGGTACTTTGCTGCGTCGCTCTCCTTCGGCCGCTGAAGGGATGGCTGGTGTGCTCGCAATATTTCCACAAGGCCGAGGAAGGCTCGATAGACACCGAGTGGCACACGGCGCAGGCGCGCAAGGCTGGCGGACCAAGGCAAGAGAACATCTAG
- a CDS encoding VOC family protein, whose amino-acid sequence MIDHISLAVADLIRSKRFYDACLEPLGIAPDEVSEDSCSYESGGGVDFSIHQVGGRPMILPPPESHYAFVAPTREAVDRFFEAALSAGGRDDGPPGLRPEYHSDYYAAFVVDPDGHRIEAVCHLPDGYPGSGHIR is encoded by the coding sequence ATGATCGATCACATCTCTCTGGCGGTGGCCGATCTGATACGCTCGAAGCGGTTCTACGACGCCTGCCTCGAGCCGCTCGGCATCGCTCCCGACGAGGTGAGCGAGGACAGTTGCAGCTACGAGAGCGGAGGCGGCGTCGATTTCAGCATCCATCAGGTGGGTGGGCGCCCGATGATCCTGCCGCCCCCGGAAAGCCACTACGCCTTCGTCGCGCCGACCCGCGAGGCGGTCGACCGCTTCTTCGAAGCTGCGCTTTCGGCTGGCGGGCGTGACGACGGCCCTCCCGGCCTGCGGCCGGAATACCATAGCGACTACTATGCCGCCTTCGTCGTCGATCCCGATGGCCACCGCATCGAGGCGGTCTGCCACCTGCCGGACGGGTATCCCGGCTCGGGCCATATCAGGTGA